In Ovis canadensis isolate MfBH-ARS-UI-01 breed Bighorn chromosome 3, ARS-UI_OviCan_v2, whole genome shotgun sequence, one DNA window encodes the following:
- the LOC138435371 gene encoding snRNA-activating protein complex subunit 4-like isoform X13 codes for MLWVSDISGCVAGGGVMDVDAERERISREIEQLERILDPSCASISMDVSESSLDSDSDADSLPDEDSDPDAAGPLLSEEERWGEASNDEGDPKEKALPEDPETCLQLNMVYQEVVREKLAEVSLLLAQNREQQEEVMGDLAGVRGLRVKDGRNPPPNLYLGHFMKPYFRDKGPPANEDTREKAAQGIKAFKELLVTKWKTWEKVLLRKSVVSDRLQRLLQPKLLKLEYLQQKQSRATSELEKQVLEKQAREAEKEVQDINQLPEEALLGDRLDSHDWDKISNVNFEGGRSTEEIRKFWQNYEHPSINKQEWSEQEVTQLKAVAAKHGHLDWQSIAEELGTRRTAFQCLQKYQQHNPALKRREWTEEEDRMLTRLVQAMRVGSHIPYRRIVYYMEGRDSMQLIYRWTKSLDPGLRKGLWAPEEDAKLLQAVAKYGEQDWFKIREEVPDISEGYISA; via the exons ATGCTCTGGGTTTCTGACATCTCAGGATGTGTTGCAGGCGGGGGCGTCATGGATGTGGATGCTGAGAGAGAGAGGATCTCCAGGGAGATCGAGCAGCTGGAGAGGATCTTGGACCCCTCCTGCGCGAGCATCAGCATGGACGTCTCGGAGTCAAGTCTCGACTCGGATTCGGATGCAG ATTCGCTGCCCGACGAGGACTCGGACCCGGACGCTGCTGGCCCACTGCTCTCG GAGGAAGAGAGGTGGGGTGAAGCCAGCAATGACGAGGGCGACCCCAAGGAGAAGGCACTCCCTGAAGACCCAGAGACTTGCCTGCAGCTGAACATGGTCTACCAGGAGGTGGTCCGGGAAAAGCTGGCGGAGGTCAGCCTGTTGCTGGCCCAGAATCGGGAGCAGCAG GAGGAGGTCATGGGCGACCTCGCAGGCGTCAGGGGCCTCAGGGTGAAAGACGGCAGGAACCCGCCCCCGAACCTGTACCTCGGACACTTCATGAAGCCCTACTTCAGGGACAAG GGGCCTCCTGCCAATGAGGACACGCGGGAGAAGGCTGCCCAGGGCATCAAGGCTTTCAAGGAGCTCCTGGTGACCAAGT GGAAGACCTGGGAAAAGGTCCTGCTCAGGAAGTCGGTGGTGAGTGACCGCCTGCAGCGGCTGCTCCAGCCCAAGTTGCTCAA GCTGGAGTACTTGCAGCAGAAGCAGAGCAGGGCCACGAGCGAGCTGGAGAAGCAGGTCCTGGAGAAGCAGGCCAGGGAGGCGGAGAAGGAGGTGCAGGACATCAA TCAGCTCCCGGAGGAGGCCTTGCTGGGCGACAGGCTGGACAGCCACGACTGGGACAAGATCTCCAATGTCAAC ttCGAGGGAGGCCGCAGCACGGAGGAGATTCGCAAGTTCTGGCAGAACTACGAGCACCCGAGCATCAACAAACAGGAGTGGAGTGAACAGGAGGTGACCCAGCTGAAGGCCGTTGCGGCCAAGCACGGCCACCTGGACTGGCAGAGTATCGCCGAGGAGCTGGGG ACGCGCCGCACCGCCTTCCAGTGCCTGCAGAAGTACCAGCAGCACAACCCGGCCCTGAAGCGCAGGGAGTGGACGGAGGAGGAGGACCGCATGCTCACGCGGCTCGTGCAGGCCATGCGCGTTGGCAGCCACATCCCCTACCGGAGGA TTGTCTACTACATGGAGGGCCGGGACTCCATGCAGCTCATCTACCGCTGGACCAAGAGCCTGGACCCCGGCCTGAGGAAGGGGCTCTGGGCCCCAGAGGAGGACGCG AAGTTGCTTCAAGCAGTTGCCAAATACGGGGAGCAGGATTGGTTTAAAATCCGGGAAGAGGTGCCAG ATATCTCAGAAGGCTACATTTCAGCTTGA
- the LOC138435371 gene encoding snRNA-activating protein complex subunit 4-like isoform X2 has protein sequence MLWVSDISGCVAGGGVMDVDAERERISREIEQLERILDPSCASISMDVSESSLDSDSDADSLPDEDSDPDAAGPLLSEEERWGEASNDEGDPKEKALPEDPETCLQLNMVYQEVVREKLAEVSLLLAQNREQQEEVMGDLAGVRGLRVKDGRNPPPNLYLGHFMKPYFRDKGPPANEDTREKAAQGIKAFKELLVTKWKTWEKVLLRKSVVSDRLQRLLQPKLLKLEYLQQKQSRATSELEKQVLEKQAREAEKEVQDINQLPEEALLGDRLDSHDWDKISNVNFEGGRSTEEIRKFWQNYEHPSINKQEWSEQEVTQLKAVAAKHGHLDWQSIAEELGTRRTAFQCLQKYQQHNPALKRREWTEEEDRMLTRLVQAMRVGSHIPYRRIVYYMEGRDSMQLIYRWTKSLDPGLRKGLWAPEEDAKLLQAVAKYGEQDWFKIREEVPGRSDAQCRDRYLRRLHFSLKKGRWNSKEVKKLIELIEKYGVGHWAKIASELPHRSGSQCLSKWKIMVRQRQRARRRARWSPSSGSSSDSSWEGSEPEEAPKDVPEEAPVGGPEPPPAQYAVPDMDLWVPARQSTEELGGAVAGGCPRPPEGPDTAQAPAPAPAGQLASRSQSADPRSVGCPCPVAAHRWSSKGPLGKERLRQLHPPGSAPGLSPGGGTRDEARACVQPQWARTMQRRQGHALQRRLLEHKLLTAVSPWVGEVDLLCARPRPAMWPRRADGIRRQLQGAQLASTPVFALLIQLFQIDTPGCVEVVRERKTWPPALLQAGAWDPPPLQEPSSACSTPGCLTQSVPAQGAAKQSTCPEGVRGPQACRAASTPQAPAPAPCRPRPKPKTVSELLREKRLREARARRAVQGPAFLSARVLVSAPVVLQPLAPPGTSVSRVVLSGPGGPPVTSSSVSGSWAPAKAERGLTLHTFALGPATSRAPGQVPASCPLSALGQSPAPATSRKQGLPEAPPLLPAAPSPVQPVSLTPALGTPTVASTPLPVTWVLTAQGLLPVPLQAVVSLPTPTGAPDPTQLSVTLPPSPAETPASRSCPGPPAASVDLEPEPPCRMEPLSESPTEVAEACGLAGLTSSEEALVAGEMSSPTTPSQDMPLPHHLATEPPSSSPPPLHGAPGAASGPGEPQPLDLEEPLLPWLGLENGPLDLSLLSQESEAATQEWLRGQQGVPVPALGSQLAYQPPTLCSLRALSGLLLRKKDLEHGAAVLAPDGPAGALQASLGRVRERLRNSPAYLLLRARFLAAFTLPALLATLSPRGVPTTLSASAGPDPETDSDDFDPEEPELTDSDGQPGDPTQGAPDPSQGPARSCLDSPDNPDMLQTRRLRHVRKRRRLQ, from the exons ATGCTCTGGGTTTCTGACATCTCAGGATGTGTTGCAGGCGGGGGCGTCATGGATGTGGATGCTGAGAGAGAGAGGATCTCCAGGGAGATCGAGCAGCTGGAGAGGATCTTGGACCCCTCCTGCGCGAGCATCAGCATGGACGTCTCGGAGTCAAGTCTCGACTCGGATTCGGATGCAG ATTCGCTGCCCGACGAGGACTCGGACCCGGACGCTGCTGGCCCACTGCTCTCG GAGGAAGAGAGGTGGGGTGAAGCCAGCAATGACGAGGGCGACCCCAAGGAGAAGGCACTCCCTGAAGACCCAGAGACTTGCCTGCAGCTGAACATGGTCTACCAGGAGGTGGTCCGGGAAAAGCTGGCGGAGGTCAGCCTGTTGCTGGCCCAGAATCGGGAGCAGCAG GAGGAGGTCATGGGCGACCTCGCAGGCGTCAGGGGCCTCAGGGTGAAAGACGGCAGGAACCCGCCCCCGAACCTGTACCTCGGACACTTCATGAAGCCCTACTTCAGGGACAAG GGGCCTCCTGCCAATGAGGACACGCGGGAGAAGGCTGCCCAGGGCATCAAGGCTTTCAAGGAGCTCCTGGTGACCAAGT GGAAGACCTGGGAAAAGGTCCTGCTCAGGAAGTCGGTGGTGAGTGACCGCCTGCAGCGGCTGCTCCAGCCCAAGTTGCTCAA GCTGGAGTACTTGCAGCAGAAGCAGAGCAGGGCCACGAGCGAGCTGGAGAAGCAGGTCCTGGAGAAGCAGGCCAGGGAGGCGGAGAAGGAGGTGCAGGACATCAA TCAGCTCCCGGAGGAGGCCTTGCTGGGCGACAGGCTGGACAGCCACGACTGGGACAAGATCTCCAATGTCAAC ttCGAGGGAGGCCGCAGCACGGAGGAGATTCGCAAGTTCTGGCAGAACTACGAGCACCCGAGCATCAACAAACAGGAGTGGAGTGAACAGGAGGTGACCCAGCTGAAGGCCGTTGCGGCCAAGCACGGCCACCTGGACTGGCAGAGTATCGCCGAGGAGCTGGGG ACGCGCCGCACCGCCTTCCAGTGCCTGCAGAAGTACCAGCAGCACAACCCGGCCCTGAAGCGCAGGGAGTGGACGGAGGAGGAGGACCGCATGCTCACGCGGCTCGTGCAGGCCATGCGCGTTGGCAGCCACATCCCCTACCGGAGGA TTGTCTACTACATGGAGGGCCGGGACTCCATGCAGCTCATCTACCGCTGGACCAAGAGCCTGGACCCCGGCCTGAGGAAGGGGCTCTGGGCCCCAGAGGAGGACGCG AAGTTGCTTCAAGCAGTTGCCAAATACGGGGAGCAGGATTGGTTTAAAATCCGGGAAGAGGTGCCAGGTAGGAGCGATGCCCAGTGCCGAGACCG ATATCTCAGAAGGCTACATTTCAGCTTGAAAAAGGGACGATGGAATTCCAAAGAAGTGAAGAAGTTAATTGAATTGATAGAAAAATACGGTGTCG GTCACTGGGCAAAAATAGCCTCTGAACTACCCCATCGGTCAGGCTCCCAGTGCCTGAGCAAATGGAAGATCATGGTCAGG CAGCGGCAGCGGGCCCGCCGCAGGGCGCGCTGgagccccagcagtggaagcagcAGCGACAGCAGCTGGGAGGGTTCAGAGCCCGAGGAGGCCCCGAAGGACGTCCCGGAGGAGGCCCCAGTGGGCGGCCCGGAGCCGCCACCAGCTCAGTACGCCGTGCCGGACATGGACCTGTGGGTGCCCGCccggcagagcacagaggagctAGGGGGAGCGGTCGCCGGGGGCTGCCCACGCCCTCCCGAGGGCCCTGACACggcccaggccccagccccagcccccgcAGGGCAGCTGGCCTCCAGGAGCCAGAGCGCAGACCCGAGGAGCGTCGGGTGCCCGTGCCCAGTTGCTGCTCACCGCTGGAGCTCCAAGGGGCCACTGGGCAAG GAGAGGCTAAGGCAGCTGCACCCGCCTGGCTCAGCCCCAGGGCTCAGCCCTGGCGGCGGCACCAGGGATGAGGCCAGGGCCTGCGTGCAGCCACAGTGGGCCAGGACCATGCAGCGGCGCCAGGGACACGCCCTGCAGAGGAGGCTCTTGGAGCACAAGCTTCTGACGGCCGTGAGCCCCTGGGTGGGAGAAGTCGACCTGCTATGCGCTCGCCCAAGGCCCGCCATGTGGCCCCGTCGAG CTGACGGTATCAGGAGACAGCTGCAGGGCGCCCAGCTGGCCAGCACCCCAGTGTTCGCCCTCCTCATTCAG CTGTTCCAGATTGACACGCCTGGCTGCGTGGAGGTGGTTCGAGAGAGGAAGACCTGGCCGCCCGCCCTGCTCCAGGCTGGTGCCTGGGACCCGCCGCCCCTGCAG GAACCCTCGAGTGCCTGCAGCACCCCAG GCTGCCTCACCCAGAGCGTGCCAGCCCAAGGGGCCGCGAAGCAGAGCACCTGCCCTGAGGGGGTCAGAGGGCCGCAGGCCTGCCGCGCAGCGTCCACACCACAGGCACCCGCCCCGGCTCCATGCAGACCCCGGCCCAAGCCCAAGACCGTGTCTGAGCTGCTTCGGGAGAAGCGGCTGCGGGAGGCCCGAGCCCGGAGGGCCGTGCAGGGCCCCGCCTTCCTCTCGGCCCGGGTGCTGGTCTCCGCGCCCGTGGTCCTCCAGCCGCTGGCCCCCCCAGGCACCTCCGTCTCCAGAGTTGTGCTGTCCGGGCCTGGAGGCCCTCCAGTGACCAGTTCCAGTGTTTCGGGCTCCTGGGCACCAGCCAAGGCTGAGAGAGGCCTGACTCTGCACACCTTTGCCCTCGGCCCCGCCacctccagggcccctggccaggTTCCTGCAAGTTGCCCGCTGAGTGCTCTTGGACAGTCTCCGGCCCCTGCCACATCCCGGAAGCAGGGCCTGCCTGAAGCGCCCCCCCTTCTGCCCGCGGCCCCCAGCCCCGTCCAGCCCGTCAGCCTGACGCCAGCCCTGGGCACACCCACGGTGGCCAGCACCCCTCTGCCCGTCACCTGGGTCCTCACGGCACAGGGGCTGCTCCCGGTACCCCTGCAGGCCGTGGTGAGCCTGCCAACGCCGACAGGGGCTCCTGACCCCACACAGCTGTCGGTGACTCTGCCGCCCTCGCCCGCCGAGACTCCGGCCAGCCGGAGCTGCCCTGGGCCACCAGCAGCCAGCGTAGACTTGGAGCCGGAGCCTCCCTGCAGGATGGAGCCCTTGAGCGAGAGCCCCACAGAGGTGGCTGAGGCCTGTGGCCTCGCGGGACTCACCTCCTCTGAGGAGGCCCTGGTGGCTGGGGAGATGTCTTCACCCACGACTCCCTCCCAGGACATGCCCCTGCCCCACCACCTGGCAACTGAGCCCCCCAGCTCCAGCCCACCGCCCCTGCACGGGGCCCCAGGGGCTGCCTCAGGGCCCGGGGAGCCCCAGCCTCTGGACCTGGAGGAGCCCCTGCTGCCCTGGCTGGGGCTGGAGAATGGACCCCTGGACTTGAGCCTCCTTTCCCAGGAGAGCGAGGCAGCCACACAGGAGTGGCTGAGGGGGCAGCAAGGGGTGCCCGTGCCCGCCCTGGGGAGCCAGCTGGCCTACCAGCCGCCCACGCTGTGCAGCCTGCGGGCGCTGTCCGGCCTCCTGCTGCGCAAGAAGGACTTGGAGCATGGGGCCGCGGTCCTGGCACCAGATGGGCCGGCTGGCGCCCTGCAGGCCTCGCTGGGGCGGGTGCGCGAGCGGCTTCGCAACAGCCCAGCCTACCTGCTTCTGCGGGCGCGCTTCCTGGCTGCCTTCACCCTGCCTGCGCTCCTAGCCACCCTATCCCCCCGCGGCGTCCCCACCACCCTATCGGCAAGTGCCGGGCCTGACCCTGAGACAGACAGTGATGACTTTGACCCGGAGGAGCCGGAGCTCACTGACAGCGATGGGCAGCCCGGGGACCCCACCCAG GGAGCCccggaccccagccagggccctgcccGCTCCTGCCTGGACAGCCCCGACAACCCGGACATGCTGCAGACACGGCGCTTGAGGCATGTACGCAAGCGACGGCGGCTACAGTGA
- the LOC138435371 gene encoding snRNA-activating protein complex subunit 4-like isoform X1, whose amino-acid sequence MLWVSDISGCVAGGGVMDVDAERERISREIEQLERILDPSCASISMDVSESSLDSDSDADSLPDEDSDPDAAGPLLSEEERWGEASNDEGDPKEKALPEDPETCLQLNMVYQEVVREKLAEVSLLLAQNREQQEEVMGDLAGVRGLRVKDGRNPPPNLYLGHFMKPYFRDKVTGVGPPANEDTREKAAQGIKAFKELLVTKWKTWEKVLLRKSVVSDRLQRLLQPKLLKLEYLQQKQSRATSELEKQVLEKQAREAEKEVQDINQLPEEALLGDRLDSHDWDKISNVNFEGGRSTEEIRKFWQNYEHPSINKQEWSEQEVTQLKAVAAKHGHLDWQSIAEELGTRRTAFQCLQKYQQHNPALKRREWTEEEDRMLTRLVQAMRVGSHIPYRRIVYYMEGRDSMQLIYRWTKSLDPGLRKGLWAPEEDAKLLQAVAKYGEQDWFKIREEVPGRSDAQCRDRYLRRLHFSLKKGRWNSKEVKKLIELIEKYGVGHWAKIASELPHRSGSQCLSKWKIMVRQRQRARRRARWSPSSGSSSDSSWEGSEPEEAPKDVPEEAPVGGPEPPPAQYAVPDMDLWVPARQSTEELGGAVAGGCPRPPEGPDTAQAPAPAPAGQLASRSQSADPRSVGCPCPVAAHRWSSKGPLGKERLRQLHPPGSAPGLSPGGGTRDEARACVQPQWARTMQRRQGHALQRRLLEHKLLTAVSPWVGEVDLLCARPRPAMWPRRADGIRRQLQGAQLASTPVFALLIQLFQIDTPGCVEVVRERKTWPPALLQAGAWDPPPLQEPSSACSTPGCLTQSVPAQGAAKQSTCPEGVRGPQACRAASTPQAPAPAPCRPRPKPKTVSELLREKRLREARARRAVQGPAFLSARVLVSAPVVLQPLAPPGTSVSRVVLSGPGGPPVTSSSVSGSWAPAKAERGLTLHTFALGPATSRAPGQVPASCPLSALGQSPAPATSRKQGLPEAPPLLPAAPSPVQPVSLTPALGTPTVASTPLPVTWVLTAQGLLPVPLQAVVSLPTPTGAPDPTQLSVTLPPSPAETPASRSCPGPPAASVDLEPEPPCRMEPLSESPTEVAEACGLAGLTSSEEALVAGEMSSPTTPSQDMPLPHHLATEPPSSSPPPLHGAPGAASGPGEPQPLDLEEPLLPWLGLENGPLDLSLLSQESEAATQEWLRGQQGVPVPALGSQLAYQPPTLCSLRALSGLLLRKKDLEHGAAVLAPDGPAGALQASLGRVRERLRNSPAYLLLRARFLAAFTLPALLATLSPRGVPTTLSASAGPDPETDSDDFDPEEPELTDSDGQPGDPTQGAPDPSQGPARSCLDSPDNPDMLQTRRLRHVRKRRRLQ is encoded by the exons ATGCTCTGGGTTTCTGACATCTCAGGATGTGTTGCAGGCGGGGGCGTCATGGATGTGGATGCTGAGAGAGAGAGGATCTCCAGGGAGATCGAGCAGCTGGAGAGGATCTTGGACCCCTCCTGCGCGAGCATCAGCATGGACGTCTCGGAGTCAAGTCTCGACTCGGATTCGGATGCAG ATTCGCTGCCCGACGAGGACTCGGACCCGGACGCTGCTGGCCCACTGCTCTCG GAGGAAGAGAGGTGGGGTGAAGCCAGCAATGACGAGGGCGACCCCAAGGAGAAGGCACTCCCTGAAGACCCAGAGACTTGCCTGCAGCTGAACATGGTCTACCAGGAGGTGGTCCGGGAAAAGCTGGCGGAGGTCAGCCTGTTGCTGGCCCAGAATCGGGAGCAGCAG GAGGAGGTCATGGGCGACCTCGCAGGCGTCAGGGGCCTCAGGGTGAAAGACGGCAGGAACCCGCCCCCGAACCTGTACCTCGGACACTTCATGAAGCCCTACTTCAGGGACAAGGTCACGGGAGTG GGGCCTCCTGCCAATGAGGACACGCGGGAGAAGGCTGCCCAGGGCATCAAGGCTTTCAAGGAGCTCCTGGTGACCAAGT GGAAGACCTGGGAAAAGGTCCTGCTCAGGAAGTCGGTGGTGAGTGACCGCCTGCAGCGGCTGCTCCAGCCCAAGTTGCTCAA GCTGGAGTACTTGCAGCAGAAGCAGAGCAGGGCCACGAGCGAGCTGGAGAAGCAGGTCCTGGAGAAGCAGGCCAGGGAGGCGGAGAAGGAGGTGCAGGACATCAA TCAGCTCCCGGAGGAGGCCTTGCTGGGCGACAGGCTGGACAGCCACGACTGGGACAAGATCTCCAATGTCAAC ttCGAGGGAGGCCGCAGCACGGAGGAGATTCGCAAGTTCTGGCAGAACTACGAGCACCCGAGCATCAACAAACAGGAGTGGAGTGAACAGGAGGTGACCCAGCTGAAGGCCGTTGCGGCCAAGCACGGCCACCTGGACTGGCAGAGTATCGCCGAGGAGCTGGGG ACGCGCCGCACCGCCTTCCAGTGCCTGCAGAAGTACCAGCAGCACAACCCGGCCCTGAAGCGCAGGGAGTGGACGGAGGAGGAGGACCGCATGCTCACGCGGCTCGTGCAGGCCATGCGCGTTGGCAGCCACATCCCCTACCGGAGGA TTGTCTACTACATGGAGGGCCGGGACTCCATGCAGCTCATCTACCGCTGGACCAAGAGCCTGGACCCCGGCCTGAGGAAGGGGCTCTGGGCCCCAGAGGAGGACGCG AAGTTGCTTCAAGCAGTTGCCAAATACGGGGAGCAGGATTGGTTTAAAATCCGGGAAGAGGTGCCAGGTAGGAGCGATGCCCAGTGCCGAGACCG ATATCTCAGAAGGCTACATTTCAGCTTGAAAAAGGGACGATGGAATTCCAAAGAAGTGAAGAAGTTAATTGAATTGATAGAAAAATACGGTGTCG GTCACTGGGCAAAAATAGCCTCTGAACTACCCCATCGGTCAGGCTCCCAGTGCCTGAGCAAATGGAAGATCATGGTCAGG CAGCGGCAGCGGGCCCGCCGCAGGGCGCGCTGgagccccagcagtggaagcagcAGCGACAGCAGCTGGGAGGGTTCAGAGCCCGAGGAGGCCCCGAAGGACGTCCCGGAGGAGGCCCCAGTGGGCGGCCCGGAGCCGCCACCAGCTCAGTACGCCGTGCCGGACATGGACCTGTGGGTGCCCGCccggcagagcacagaggagctAGGGGGAGCGGTCGCCGGGGGCTGCCCACGCCCTCCCGAGGGCCCTGACACggcccaggccccagccccagcccccgcAGGGCAGCTGGCCTCCAGGAGCCAGAGCGCAGACCCGAGGAGCGTCGGGTGCCCGTGCCCAGTTGCTGCTCACCGCTGGAGCTCCAAGGGGCCACTGGGCAAG GAGAGGCTAAGGCAGCTGCACCCGCCTGGCTCAGCCCCAGGGCTCAGCCCTGGCGGCGGCACCAGGGATGAGGCCAGGGCCTGCGTGCAGCCACAGTGGGCCAGGACCATGCAGCGGCGCCAGGGACACGCCCTGCAGAGGAGGCTCTTGGAGCACAAGCTTCTGACGGCCGTGAGCCCCTGGGTGGGAGAAGTCGACCTGCTATGCGCTCGCCCAAGGCCCGCCATGTGGCCCCGTCGAG CTGACGGTATCAGGAGACAGCTGCAGGGCGCCCAGCTGGCCAGCACCCCAGTGTTCGCCCTCCTCATTCAG CTGTTCCAGATTGACACGCCTGGCTGCGTGGAGGTGGTTCGAGAGAGGAAGACCTGGCCGCCCGCCCTGCTCCAGGCTGGTGCCTGGGACCCGCCGCCCCTGCAG GAACCCTCGAGTGCCTGCAGCACCCCAG GCTGCCTCACCCAGAGCGTGCCAGCCCAAGGGGCCGCGAAGCAGAGCACCTGCCCTGAGGGGGTCAGAGGGCCGCAGGCCTGCCGCGCAGCGTCCACACCACAGGCACCCGCCCCGGCTCCATGCAGACCCCGGCCCAAGCCCAAGACCGTGTCTGAGCTGCTTCGGGAGAAGCGGCTGCGGGAGGCCCGAGCCCGGAGGGCCGTGCAGGGCCCCGCCTTCCTCTCGGCCCGGGTGCTGGTCTCCGCGCCCGTGGTCCTCCAGCCGCTGGCCCCCCCAGGCACCTCCGTCTCCAGAGTTGTGCTGTCCGGGCCTGGAGGCCCTCCAGTGACCAGTTCCAGTGTTTCGGGCTCCTGGGCACCAGCCAAGGCTGAGAGAGGCCTGACTCTGCACACCTTTGCCCTCGGCCCCGCCacctccagggcccctggccaggTTCCTGCAAGTTGCCCGCTGAGTGCTCTTGGACAGTCTCCGGCCCCTGCCACATCCCGGAAGCAGGGCCTGCCTGAAGCGCCCCCCCTTCTGCCCGCGGCCCCCAGCCCCGTCCAGCCCGTCAGCCTGACGCCAGCCCTGGGCACACCCACGGTGGCCAGCACCCCTCTGCCCGTCACCTGGGTCCTCACGGCACAGGGGCTGCTCCCGGTACCCCTGCAGGCCGTGGTGAGCCTGCCAACGCCGACAGGGGCTCCTGACCCCACACAGCTGTCGGTGACTCTGCCGCCCTCGCCCGCCGAGACTCCGGCCAGCCGGAGCTGCCCTGGGCCACCAGCAGCCAGCGTAGACTTGGAGCCGGAGCCTCCCTGCAGGATGGAGCCCTTGAGCGAGAGCCCCACAGAGGTGGCTGAGGCCTGTGGCCTCGCGGGACTCACCTCCTCTGAGGAGGCCCTGGTGGCTGGGGAGATGTCTTCACCCACGACTCCCTCCCAGGACATGCCCCTGCCCCACCACCTGGCAACTGAGCCCCCCAGCTCCAGCCCACCGCCCCTGCACGGGGCCCCAGGGGCTGCCTCAGGGCCCGGGGAGCCCCAGCCTCTGGACCTGGAGGAGCCCCTGCTGCCCTGGCTGGGGCTGGAGAATGGACCCCTGGACTTGAGCCTCCTTTCCCAGGAGAGCGAGGCAGCCACACAGGAGTGGCTGAGGGGGCAGCAAGGGGTGCCCGTGCCCGCCCTGGGGAGCCAGCTGGCCTACCAGCCGCCCACGCTGTGCAGCCTGCGGGCGCTGTCCGGCCTCCTGCTGCGCAAGAAGGACTTGGAGCATGGGGCCGCGGTCCTGGCACCAGATGGGCCGGCTGGCGCCCTGCAGGCCTCGCTGGGGCGGGTGCGCGAGCGGCTTCGCAACAGCCCAGCCTACCTGCTTCTGCGGGCGCGCTTCCTGGCTGCCTTCACCCTGCCTGCGCTCCTAGCCACCCTATCCCCCCGCGGCGTCCCCACCACCCTATCGGCAAGTGCCGGGCCTGACCCTGAGACAGACAGTGATGACTTTGACCCGGAGGAGCCGGAGCTCACTGACAGCGATGGGCAGCCCGGGGACCCCACCCAG GGAGCCccggaccccagccagggccctgcccGCTCCTGCCTGGACAGCCCCGACAACCCGGACATGCTGCAGACACGGCGCTTGAGGCATGTACGCAAGCGACGGCGGCTACAGTGA
- the LOC138435371 gene encoding snRNA-activating protein complex subunit 4-like isoform X11, translated as MLWVSDISGCVAGGGVMDVDAERERISREIEQLERILDPSCASISMDVSESSLDSDSDADSLPDEDSDPDAAGPLLSEEERWGEASNDEGDPKEKALPEDPETCLQLNMVYQEVVREKLAEVSLLLAQNREQQEEVMGDLAGVRGLRVKDGRNPPPNLYLGHFMKPYFRDKVTGVGPPANEDTREKAAQGIKAFKELLVTKWKTWEKVLLRKSVVSDRLQRLLQPKLLKLEYLQQKQSRATSELEKQVLEKQAREAEKEVQDINQLPEEALLGDRLDSHDWDKISNVNFEGGRSTEEIRKFWQNYEHPSINKQEWSEQEVTQLKAVAAKHGHLDWQSIAEELGTRRTAFQCLQKYQQHNPALKRREWTEEEDRMLTRLVQAMRVGSHIPYRRIVYYMEGRDSMQLIYRWTKSLDPGLRKGLWAPEEDAKLLQAVAKYGEQDWFKIREEVPDISEGYISA; from the exons ATGCTCTGGGTTTCTGACATCTCAGGATGTGTTGCAGGCGGGGGCGTCATGGATGTGGATGCTGAGAGAGAGAGGATCTCCAGGGAGATCGAGCAGCTGGAGAGGATCTTGGACCCCTCCTGCGCGAGCATCAGCATGGACGTCTCGGAGTCAAGTCTCGACTCGGATTCGGATGCAG ATTCGCTGCCCGACGAGGACTCGGACCCGGACGCTGCTGGCCCACTGCTCTCG GAGGAAGAGAGGTGGGGTGAAGCCAGCAATGACGAGGGCGACCCCAAGGAGAAGGCACTCCCTGAAGACCCAGAGACTTGCCTGCAGCTGAACATGGTCTACCAGGAGGTGGTCCGGGAAAAGCTGGCGGAGGTCAGCCTGTTGCTGGCCCAGAATCGGGAGCAGCAG GAGGAGGTCATGGGCGACCTCGCAGGCGTCAGGGGCCTCAGGGTGAAAGACGGCAGGAACCCGCCCCCGAACCTGTACCTCGGACACTTCATGAAGCCCTACTTCAGGGACAAGGTCACGGGAGTG GGGCCTCCTGCCAATGAGGACACGCGGGAGAAGGCTGCCCAGGGCATCAAGGCTTTCAAGGAGCTCCTGGTGACCAAGT GGAAGACCTGGGAAAAGGTCCTGCTCAGGAAGTCGGTGGTGAGTGACCGCCTGCAGCGGCTGCTCCAGCCCAAGTTGCTCAA GCTGGAGTACTTGCAGCAGAAGCAGAGCAGGGCCACGAGCGAGCTGGAGAAGCAGGTCCTGGAGAAGCAGGCCAGGGAGGCGGAGAAGGAGGTGCAGGACATCAA TCAGCTCCCGGAGGAGGCCTTGCTGGGCGACAGGCTGGACAGCCACGACTGGGACAAGATCTCCAATGTCAAC ttCGAGGGAGGCCGCAGCACGGAGGAGATTCGCAAGTTCTGGCAGAACTACGAGCACCCGAGCATCAACAAACAGGAGTGGAGTGAACAGGAGGTGACCCAGCTGAAGGCCGTTGCGGCCAAGCACGGCCACCTGGACTGGCAGAGTATCGCCGAGGAGCTGGGG ACGCGCCGCACCGCCTTCCAGTGCCTGCAGAAGTACCAGCAGCACAACCCGGCCCTGAAGCGCAGGGAGTGGACGGAGGAGGAGGACCGCATGCTCACGCGGCTCGTGCAGGCCATGCGCGTTGGCAGCCACATCCCCTACCGGAGGA TTGTCTACTACATGGAGGGCCGGGACTCCATGCAGCTCATCTACCGCTGGACCAAGAGCCTGGACCCCGGCCTGAGGAAGGGGCTCTGGGCCCCAGAGGAGGACGCG AAGTTGCTTCAAGCAGTTGCCAAATACGGGGAGCAGGATTGGTTTAAAATCCGGGAAGAGGTGCCAG ATATCTCAGAAGGCTACATTTCAGCTTGA